Genomic segment of Mustelus asterias unplaced genomic scaffold, sMusAst1.hap1.1 HAP1_SCAFFOLD_122, whole genome shotgun sequence:
aacgcctccacgtccttctggtagtgcggcgaccagaactggacgcagtactccaaatgtggcctaaccagcgttctatacagctgcatcatcaggctccagcttttatactctatacctcgtcctataaaggcaagcataccatatgccttcttcaccaccttctccacctgtgttgccaccttcaaggatttgtggacttgcacacctgggtccctctgtgtttctatactcctgatgactctgccatttattgtataactcctccctacattctttcttccaaaatgcatcacttcgcatttatccggattaaactccatctgccacctgtctgcccaattttccagcctatctatatcctgctgtattgcccgacaatgctcttcgctatccgcaagtccagccatcttcgtgtcatccgcaaacttgctgattacaccagttacaccttcttccaaatcatttatatatatcacaaatagcagaggtcccagtacagagccctgtggaacaccactggtcacagacctccagccggaaaaagacccttccaccactaccctctgtctcctatggccaagccagttctccacccatctagccacttctccttgtatcccatgagccttaaccttcttaaccaacctgccatgtgggactttgtcaaatgccttcctgaaatccatatagacgacatccacggcccttccttcatcaaccgtttttgtcacttcctcaaaaaattccaccaaatttgtaaggcacgacctccctcttacaaaaccatgctgtctgtcactaatgagattgttccgttctaaatgcacatacatcctgtctctaagaatcctctccaacaacttccctagcacggacgtcaagctcaccggcctataatttcctgggttatccctgctacccttcttaaacaacgggaccacattcgctatcctccaatccttagggacctcacccgtgtccaaagaagcgacaaagatttccgtcagaggcccagcaatttcatctctcgtctccctgagcagtcgaggatagatgccatcaggccctggggctttgtcagttttaatgttccctaaaaaacctaacacttcctctcttgtaatggagattttctctaacgggtcaacacctccctccgagacactcccggttaacacgcccctttccttcgtgaatactgatgcaaagtattcatttaggatctcccctattcccttgggttcgaagcataattcccctcctttgtccctgagaggtccgattttctccctgacaactcttttgttcctaacgtatgagtagaatgccttaggattctccttaatcctgcctgccaagaacatctcgtgacctctttttgcccttctaactccccgtttgagttctttcctactctctctgtattcctccagagctccatctgttttctgttgcctcgacttaacgtacgcctcccttttcattttaatcagatcctcaatttccctggttatccacggctctcgaatcctacctttcctatctttcctttttacaggcacatgcctatcctgcagccttatcaatagttccttaaaagactcccacatgccagacgcggacttaccctcgaacatcctctcccaatcaacatccaccaattcctgcctaatccggctatagtcagccttcccccaattgagcaccctgcccgtaggacagcactcatccttgtccattactatcctaaagttaacagagttgtggtcactatttgccacatgttcccctaccgaaactttgacgacctgaccgggctcatttcccagaactaggtccagtatagccccctctctagtcgggctatctacatactgttccaaagaaccttccagtacgcattttacaaattcctcctcgtccggacccccagctctaagcactttccagtctgtgccagggaaattaaagtcccccactacaacaaccctattttttctgcacctatccagaatctcctgacacttcccgtgggccgagaggtggtctgtagtacacccccagcatagtgactgcacccttcctgtttctgagttccacccacagcgactcagtacatgacccctccaagttgtctaccctctgcaccacggtaacatgctccttaactaatatcgctactcccccaccttttttagcccctcctctgtctcgcctaaaacacttataccccggaatattcagctgccagtcctgtccttcttttaaccaagtttccgtcaccgcaaccacatccaaattccgcataagcattaaggccctaagttcatctgttttacccgttacgctccttgcattgaagcagatgcactccagacctccaggcccactcaggtcatcctcctccagagtgctcctcttcttagctagccttgccctggcccccagctcaaccccagcctcagtatttactgacctactgttttgttccccaccccgctgccacactagtttaaatcctgccgaaacactctcgcaaaactcccagccaggatatttgctcccttccagttcaggtgtaacccatcctttctgtacagttgccatcctgacttgaagatttcccagttatctatgaattaaaaaccctccctcttgcaccagtcctttagccacgcgttcaactgtagaatctccctgttccgagcctcacttgcactagacaccgggagcagtccagagattgctaccctggaggccttactttttagcctagcacccaactccctgaatttctctcgtatgacccccctgctcttcctactgacatcattttcaccaatgtgtataatcacatccgtttgactaccttcctttttaaatatgcttcctcccctctcggagacatccagtgccccggcaccagggaggcagactaccatcctggattctcgttcactcccacagaaccgcctgtccgtgcctctaaccattgcgtcccccacaactatcgctctcctaaatcgcttctttcccttccggacccttgagcctgtctccgtggaggcgatctggtcctcgtggcttacccctggagggtcatccccctccacagaatccaaaacaatatacctattttggagggggacaaccacaggggatccctccacagactgctcactcccttcccttctcccatctgttgcccatccctttcttttatgggagactgccactggggtactttctggcacatcacccttctgactattacccctcctaactgtgacccacgtgtcttccttccgagaccctggtgtcactacctgactataacttttatctattaatctctcatttgccctaactaaactgagttcatcgagcctcagctccagctcccttacacgatccttcaggagttgcagttccacgcatctggcacagatatggacttccgggaggcaagttgtctccaggaactcccacatcccacaccgaatgcagtatactggcctcccactcataccagtcatgtcctttttagtttttgggagataaaacaaaaaagggggtgtaacagaagaaaaacaaacaaccttcctcgccttcgccgaagccctgtgagccaaagccctcacAGAGACAGTAATTCTGTTGAATACGTGCTTTATTGCCCAGGCCTGGTCCAGGGGCGTCAGAGAATAATTTGGGGAAGCCAAACTATTCTAAATTCCATTGCTTCCAATATTACAATTATACAACTTTCAAAAATCATTTCCCCACCCACTTTGCTCACCCAGCCAGACATCAACCAATCATTATTCGTCtagattatttaccttggccaataacatgtcACTCTCTGGCAGCATGAGAATACATAGGTCTATAAATTCAAAAGTGCTTTTCCACTGTGTCCGAGCAATTCTTTATCGGGAAACGGTATGCTCTTATTCATTCAATTGTCTGGGAAGCTTGTACTGTCTGGAGCCAACACTGATGAGTTTTTTTTTGCTTAACTCAGTAGCTGTATTGTTTTCAAAGAATGTGGTTCTTCTTACATAGCTATATACCATCATGCCTTAGAGTGTCATTAGCCAAGGTGTATgattttaatacagaatatatgttatcaaaaatacatgtttaaattcactAACAATGGTTATATGTATTtctatgcaaacagtacctttgtaacTCCAGGTACTTAGTGAttcttcttgaatatattcactcTAAATTAACCTATTCTGATATATTAGTCTTTTAGTCCCAGGTTGTCCTGAACCCCCTCGAACAATGGACAAGGatgtaaatatctcccagagaaagtgatcaacttattcatcccatcgacacattccagactttcactggaatgAACCAGGATTCcacattgatatattccattcaacctcaCCCACAGTGAGCTATTCCAATTTCTTTGttctccaggacaatatattcacaatatctttaaaacagaaattaaacattcccatttgatttcaggtatcaacatattctgttagtttgttctttattgtcaatgtcaggctggggttgttccccttggagcaaaggaggttgaggggagatttgatagaggtggacaagattctgacaggtttagataaggtggacaaagaaaagctgttcccattagctgatgggacaaggatgaggagggacacagatttaaggttttggatcagagatgcagcgggggatgtgaggaagaaaatttgatgcagtgaatggtaatgatctggaactcgctgcctacgagggaggaggaagtggagacaataaacaattacaaaggaaattggatgggcattggggggtttcaaacagaaatagtgactatctcttaacttcctaacaccctgtcactctgtgatccttgtgaaatttgaaaccaggtattcgcaacaagactcaaagagcatcagcccactggaggcaaagccaTGAGACcgaccagtccagcagaaagaaactctccgaccctccccattgaccaactgtgagaatgaacaaaatgtagTCCTGGGTGTAAttaagagcagaaacaataacagcagaatccaaaccctggaatcactcgtgaacttggtGGTGTCTCAACAGatgggatgaaagactgaatatcttctcacacagagcagctgaacggtctctccccagtgtaaactcgctggtgtattcgcaggttggataaccgagtgaatcccttcccacactgagagcaggtgaacggtttctccccaatgtgaactcgctggtgtgtcaccaggctggatgaatcacagaaacccttcccacactgagagcaggtgaacggcctctccccagtgtgaactcgctggtgtatctgcaggcgggaggacccagtgaatcccttcccacattgagagcaggtgaatggcctctccccagtgtgaactcgctggtgtgtcagcaggctggatgaatcacagaatcccttcccacacacagagcaggtgaatggcctctccccagtgtgaactcgctggtgtctctgcaggtgggatgactgagtgaatccctccccacatcgaGAGCAGGTAaagggcctctctccagtgtgaactcgctggtgtttccgcaggtcgGAAgaccgaatgaatcccttcccacactgagagcaggtgaacggcctctccccagtgtgaatgcgctcatgGACCAGCAGGTCGgaagattgagtgaatccctccccacactgagaacacgtgaatggcctctccccagtgtgaactcgctggtgtctctgcaggctggatgactgagtgaatcccttcccacactgagagcagatgaacggccgcTGCCCAGTGTGGATgagccgatgagcttccagctgaaatgggtatctgtatctcttgccacagtctgcacatttccatggtttctccatggtgcaggtgtccttgcctctctcttgggtggacaatcagttgaagcctcgtccacacacaacacaggtacagtctctccccgctgtgaatggtgtgatatttattcagactgtgtaactggttaaagctctttcgtcagtgcattggaacactctcactcgagtgtgacagtgtgttgatgcttttccagtcacactgacatttcaaatcgacagaccggacaatcatttgtccttctggattcaaagtccgatgatattcagttcccaaggagtatgactctgtcagatctagacgtgacgtttgagttttcagtctgtgattcctcttttaatatcctgtaaaatgagtttacaaaagtcatcagtgtcagtacaggatagaaattcagagcagacaattctagtttctctggaacattctttcctatttcagtcccaaaaagctgtaaatctccatccatatctatggattctatttaaaaatgaaagtggatgggcacttgaaggaaataaacttgcaggagaatgggatatagagtgggaatgggactggaatgttatacagagagtcagcatggactcgagttaccaaatggattccttctgtgctgtaatgactttatgactggaaatgtataacatcgctacagcTTCATATTACAACGCaagagctgtaaatctccatcccacacactctccctccattctcactctgctgtatctaatattcaccctcccaattctcctgaaggtgctgattgaggctgattgatagatccatgctcactgcttcctgtcctggacagacagagctggaaatctccatgcaggcggccagacagatatatgtctatctgactggactaacaatgtgtggaacataccgactggattcacttcattcccttcagttgctgcaagtccccaatttaccccagaatgagaaaagaaatggaaagggggagaaaagaaagtttttacccacagatgttggcctcttttaaggtcaaaccaaataaacaaactcaagttaaatcaggacaaagtaaaaggggcagctccccaaaaggagggggaacagcccgaacaaaaatcaaagtacaaaggaaacttaaaaacatcaaatcatagtgTGATTAttcgggtcgataacgcaccccaacccctgcggtgcccaacgggggcAGAAGGCGTCAACCGTGCCTGTAGACaccgcatgttccctctccagggacacctggccgcgaacgtagccgcagtagaggggcagacagtcaggatggacggccccctcgatcgcccgctgcctggaccggtaaatggcgcgcttcgccaggcccaggagcaggttcacgaggaggtcaccatcccgacccgcccctctctgcgtgggtttcctcagggtgctccggtttactcccacagtccaaagatatgtgggttaggttgattgctatgctaaaaaaattgccccttagtgtcctgggatgcgtagattagagggattagcgggtaaaatatgtagggctatgggggtagggcctgggtgggattatggtcggtgcagactcgatgggccgaatggcctctttctgtgctgtagggtttctatgattctattgtccctctgaagacagaggttctgaaccagcccctgaaaccacgcccattgtgacccgccaccgacagcagcgcatgcgctctccttccccgctgaaacaagatggcggccgataaccggggcctgttcccgagataaaagcctgggagctgtaaacccgggacctgcagggtcttattcgggccgtgcggcctacagcggatgtttgtgaagtcatagctccctccctaccccacgactcccggctccatttctcccgcagccccaccgaCTCACCTGCTGAAAAAAGCATCTCCCGCATTCATAGGGCTCtgggcaaagtgacactgcgcacgctccagatatagcaccgcgcctgcgcaataggctcctgtggaatgaataggacacgttcacacccgcaggggcacctgggaattaacggcgtcattgtcaatcaaagacaataatagaaaattatcttgtgcaattaagatcaattaatttttaaaaatgcattcctcggaatttgtgcgctgccattctctatttctaaaattgatttaaaccagtgctctcctgtgggaataccccgagtttttaaaacttttcccactggtttcctctcgtctctctgctctcctgaaggtgctcacactggctgggtaaatcccacagagacaggtttctttcactttctttctcctgatgctgaatattctgttttatggaacgatacatcacagatggaaaccatttggctcatcctgcccagtcgggctgtctttaagatctgtccaattaatcccacagccctgctggcagagtgagaacaacatctatttatactgcagcaatgcaggaggtgaatggaaaatgttttccagttgcatacctctcagacacactcacctctagaaagataaattggccctgtgtactaagaacaaagaaaattgcagcacaggaacaggcccttcggccctccaagcctgcaccgaccatactgcccgacttaactaaaacccactacccttccagggaccatatccctctattcccatctcattcatgtacttgccgCTTAAAAGTCaagaccgtatctgcttccactacctcccccggcaatgaataccaggcacccaccactctctgtgtaaaacatctgcctcgtacatctcttttaaactttacccctcgcaccttaaacctattccccccagtaattgactcttccaccctgggaaaaagcttctgactatccactctttccatgcctctcataatcttgtagacttctatcaggtctcccctcaacctccatagctcaagtgagaacaaaccaagtttcccaacctctcctcatagctaatgccctccataccaggcaacatcctggtaaatcttttctggactctctccaaagcctccacatccttctggtagtgtggcgaccagaattgaacactatattccacgtgcggcctaactaaggttctataaagctgcaacatgacttgccaatttttaaactcaatgccccagccgatgaaggtaagcatgccgtataccttcttgacgaccttctccacctgcattgccactttcagtaatctgtgtacctgtacacccaggtcctttgcctatcaatattgttaaaggttctgccatttactgtatatttcctatctgtattagaccttccaaactgcattacctcacatttgtccggattaaactccatctgccatctctccacccaaatctccaactggtctatatcctgctgtatcctctgatggtcctcatcgctatccgcaaatccaccaacctttgtgtcgtccgcaaacttacctatcaatccagttacatttcctccaaatcatttatatatattatatatatcctGTTTGAATTCGCTGTTGTGTCCAAAGACtggatggcccagcaaaatccttcccacacaaggagcaggtgaacaatctctccccagtgtgaactcgctgatgtgcattgaggttggatgaacatgagaacccctttccacaggcagagcagctgaacggcctctcctcagtgtgaatttgctggtgtaacagcaggtgggatgagatagtgaatcctttcccacgcacagaacagatgaatggcctctctccagtgtgactgtgtctatggttttacagcaagtatggataattgaatcctttatcacaatcatcacatttccatggtttctccattttcccagccccaatgtgaccgtgtcgatgggtttcctaccgggatggagaattgaatcctttaccacaatcctcacatttccacggtttgtccatggtgctggtgtccttctgtctctctaggttggatgattagttgaagcctcatccacatacagaccatggtgtgatgtttttcaggctatgtaactggctaaagctctatccacagtcagttcactggagcactctcacttgggtgtatgtgtgtgtctcagttctttttctgtcacattgaattttgaaattttctcccactgacaaaacagggaacgatttatccctccactgtcaaaagcaatcatatttaggtcatgatgaatcgaatggctctgtcagactttgatgtgaagtttagtttgagtttcctgtctgtgaatcttCCTCTTCTATTTCCCTGcacaaagagttttaaaaaactgcttcagaacagacaatttcagtttccacgaaacatttctctgtctcatttatcttgagctgtaatccccatcctacacactctctcttgtccctgagctgaaatcaaactcattgccccAACTCCACTCTGagctcagctccctctccctccagctggattcagtcctgcaggccatgtgcagattgagagtacaatcaaggagtcaattattttccttccaagtcaggggatgtgcagccccactgactctgttgttaccaTAATGGGCACACGTGCTCTGTTCAACAATGAAACACCACGATGGCCATTAACATGGGCCTGTTCCTTggaaaggctccattttatttgtgccaaaacagcagcggaattacctcctgcacagggacaaaggtatcatcagtcacagaaaataattgcagctggtgtctcaaatctcattttaccatttgctcccagacattctcaattcaattttgaaatgcaaactgaaatctggcaAAGTGGGGTAaattaaacacattttaatggtcattttcagaatgactattcccaagaattaattcctaagtcagtaaattaaaattctcatcagcaatgtaggcagcacagtcgttagcactgctgcctcacagctccagggacctgggttcgattcccaacttgggtcactgtctgtgtggagtctgcccgttctccccatgcctgcgtgggttttctccagatgctccggtttcctcccatcgtccaaagatatgccagttaggtgcattggccatgctaaattgccccttagtgtcctgggatgagtaggttcgagggattagcaggttacatatgtggggttatgggaatagggcttaggtgggattgttgttggtgcagtctcaatgggccaaataacctccttcagcactgcagggattctatgaaatactttgggagaattgctatttCAACGGGCATTTTCACAAatgctataaaatgatttttcaaaacaaattaatattttaatgattaataaataaaaagtatttcataaaacaaccacccagtgtggggttcaggagtctaactcagggtttctgagctccaggaacaactaactgaaccagccaggaattgtctccacaaaacttccccaactccctcccgggaaaaagctgcaaacccgggagctgcagctttttactgggggtgttggagcctccagcgggtgtttgtgaatcctccccgcccacctcccagggtttccttccttcccagagatcagagtcctcattgatttgaggccaaagtgtaacctcttatttattgtccccctcccccatcctctgatgtgaaccatcctccagtggctgagccaggatggggccgttaacctgggcctgttcccgggagggagggagggagaagccccgcagctgcaaaccagggagctgacaatgattctgaagggtttgcggatccacaaagtgtttccaaatcctcccagccaccgcctaacgctgactccgcttctccgggacaaacaagcgccaagaacagcaatgacactgcgcatgctccacatcataatgcccggggactgattgacggcaactccggaccaataggaagagggggcggggctggaggtccgagcgggagcggctggtcctccaaccaatcggagtgaatgaggggcgggacctgaggcatgcgcagtgcggggaaTGGCGACAGACggtttagaaaattgaacaacatcAACTATCTCCCTCTGTtcagacccgagaatgaagcccagcaggacctgagaatgaagcccagcaggacccgagaatgaagcccagcaggacccgagaatgaagcccagcaggacctgagaatgaagcccagcaggacccgagaatgaagcccagcaggacccgaggactcatcagcccagcaggacccgagaatgaagcccagcaggacccgggaatgaagcccagcaggacctgagaatgaagcccagcaggacccgagaatgaagcccagcaggacccgaggactcatcagcccagcaggacccgagaatgaagcccagcaggacccgaggacccatcagcccacagctccaacagtttgctgaggaccacttccctgggaattgtgctttttcagagttcatcccacacttctgttttctgatttccagctgtttctgagttttaactgtatcctctattgtgaacaccgaggcaaaatacttgttcaattcatctcccagctcctcatttttcatcatcaattcctggactcactttctattagacagttaagaaatgaggtcgagcaagtgactgaagtgtcagtcagggagcactattgggagcaccaatagtttcaaaatagttcaggaaaaagataggacaggtccacaggtcaaggccctaaactggagcagggccacttttatGTGCATTAGGCAGAatcgagcagatgtcgattaggtgagtttgtttgaagggaaaggaatgactgggaaATAGGAGGTTTtaaaaaagtgtgatatcaagaatccaggggcagtatattcctgttaagatgcagggaaagaatggtgaatttagggatctctggcagacaagggacattgaggctctggtcaggtaaaagaaggaagcatacattgggtttaggcaatcggggacaagtgaatcactctgacgataaaaagtgtaagaaaatactgaagagggaaatcaggaggacagaaagagggtatgatatggatctggcaggtaagattaaagaaaattccaagaggttctatagctatattaagagtaaaagggtggctagagagagaatagatccccttaaaaatcagtatggccatctgtgtgtggagccacaggagatgggtgagatttttaatgaatacttctcctctgtgtttactgcggagagcaccatgggtgcgaaagaaataagggaaacaagtggtgatgtctt
This window contains:
- the LOC144484647 gene encoding uncharacterized protein LOC144484647, which codes for MEKPWKCADCGKRYRYPFQLEAHRLIHTGQRPFICSQCGKGFTQSSSLQRHQRVHTGERPFTCSQCGEGFTQSSDLLVHERIHTGERPFTCSQCGKGFIRSSDLRKHQRVHTGERPFTCSRCGEGFTQSSHLQRHQRVHTGERPFTCSVCGKGFCDSSSLLTHQRVHTGERPFTCSQCGKGFTGSSRLQIHQRVHTGERPFTCSQCGKGFCDSSSLVTHQRVHIGEKPFTCSQCGKGFTRLSNLRIHQRVYTGERPFSCSV